The following are encoded together in the Montipora foliosa isolate CH-2021 chromosome 12, ASM3666993v2, whole genome shotgun sequence genome:
- the LOC137980027 gene encoding uncharacterized protein isoform X2: MYLHYFESKDAPSPVNSITRGDIDTAKLSTAFPDKQNVFEIHTKSGIVWYLQSTSHDEMVSWLKALMPTCQESIADELSHQVTQPLEPTAPPPVTEPYHGPLPHIYPNLYSPGAPLYDPRVHVSQTEHSPPPPYQEK; the protein is encoded by the exons ATGTATCTTCATTATTTTGAGTCTAAAGAC GCTCCATCTCCAGTAAATTCCATCACCAGAGGAGACATTGACACTGCAAAATTATCAACTGCATTCCCAGACAAACAGAATGTCTTCGAAATTCATACGAAGTCTGGAATAGTTTGGTACTTACAATCAACTTCACAT GATGAGATGGTGTCATGGTTAAAAGCATTAATGCCAACCTGTCAGGAGTCCATTGCTGATGAGCTGAGTCATCAG GTGACTCAGCCATTAGAACCAACAGCACCGCCTCCTGTAACAGAGCCATATCATGGACCACTGCCTCATATTTACCCTAATCTATACAGTCCGGGTGCACCTCTGTATGATCCCAGAGTGCATG TATCCCAAACAGAACATAGTCCTCCGCCACCCTATCAAGAGAAATGA
- the LOC137980027 gene encoding serine/threonine-protein kinase pakC-like isoform X1 encodes MNVSKPTKEGELKKYKNLWSGWGTRYFKLERMYLHYFESKDAPSPVNSITRGDIDTAKLSTAFPDKQNVFEIHTKSGIVWYLQSTSHDEMVSWLKALMPTCQESIADELSHQVTQPLEPTAPPPVTEPYHGPLPHIYPNLYSPGAPLYDPRVHVSQTEHSPPPPYQEK; translated from the exons AAAGAAGGTGAGCTGAAAAAATACAAGAACTTATGGTCTGGTTGGGGGACAAGATACTTCAAACTAGAGAGAATGTATCTTCATTATTTTGAGTCTAAAGAC GCTCCATCTCCAGTAAATTCCATCACCAGAGGAGACATTGACACTGCAAAATTATCAACTGCATTCCCAGACAAACAGAATGTCTTCGAAATTCATACGAAGTCTGGAATAGTTTGGTACTTACAATCAACTTCACAT GATGAGATGGTGTCATGGTTAAAAGCATTAATGCCAACCTGTCAGGAGTCCATTGCTGATGAGCTGAGTCATCAG GTGACTCAGCCATTAGAACCAACAGCACCGCCTCCTGTAACAGAGCCATATCATGGACCACTGCCTCATATTTACCCTAATCTATACAGTCCGGGTGCACCTCTGTATGATCCCAGAGTGCATG TATCCCAAACAGAACATAGTCCTCCGCCACCCTATCAAGAGAAATGA
- the LOC137980027 gene encoding serine/threonine-protein kinase pakC-like isoform X3, with the protein MNVSKPTKEGELKKYKNLWSGWGTRYFKLERMYLHYFESKDAPSPVNSITRGDIDTAKLSTAFPDKQNVFEIHTKSGIVWYLQSTSHDEMVSWLKALMPTCQESIADELSHQVLSMVSITTSG; encoded by the exons AAAGAAGGTGAGCTGAAAAAATACAAGAACTTATGGTCTGGTTGGGGGACAAGATACTTCAAACTAGAGAGAATGTATCTTCATTATTTTGAGTCTAAAGAC GCTCCATCTCCAGTAAATTCCATCACCAGAGGAGACATTGACACTGCAAAATTATCAACTGCATTCCCAGACAAACAGAATGTCTTCGAAATTCATACGAAGTCTGGAATAGTTTGGTACTTACAATCAACTTCACAT GATGAGATGGTGTCATGGTTAAAAGCATTAATGCCAACCTGTCAGGAGTCCATTGCTGATGAGCTGAGTCATCAG GTGTTGAGCATGGTGAGCATTACTACCTCAGGTTAG